A genomic window from Pecten maximus chromosome 6, xPecMax1.1, whole genome shotgun sequence includes:
- the LOC117328805 gene encoding zinc finger protein 808-like, with amino-acid sequence MTQIFSKIRADVATEFVKRFPEHYDFVGMLRRVGDDLGVRVIKRPDYYRLEGQWLPMGQIHDTLTRTLAIYGTSVTIHNYERSTSDQFDVNITKNLDTPTPQIDSSVVGIKPQIATDMKMTQGVNINVNSLDPDDDCDEENHEYNSLKNTISDICSSLGKEDELSNVDHHNDDVSKTGHSFGKEGYRQLPVMRKNVSSKGSEFDGLNILSSSRKSATKKKNSKHSSPTYSRQKELLEGQDKKTVLTEKCYTLVNKDTGDPKIYQCVDCDFTHKSITAVREHFSRMHRAKPTKCDVCHKLFPSERYAKRHCRLVHRDTQYCCDVCGKTYKILRTLEDHLKSHNDGYVKPDFPCDICKKTFSSHYVLKCHIKSIHYGENRTYLCPVCGKSFTTKHSLNMHQNIHSGNRPFTCNICGKGFMYDSALRDHKFIHSGKKKFECEICCKAFQQRSGLQMHAKIHKEKKAYECKDCGRAFIQKQSLQRHERSHKGEKPFFCKVCGRFFGDSGIIRRHLIMVHKINKDTKSWREDIVEKGRENTEEAKGEDAISLDAKKYSDLSKTKTQEPQKQKIMENIDDETNQSSVSHLKFQEDSVAGTVTQPSDDTGTLKALGTSPTLESLPTSPTSSSPNLLQGAAEPTYLPDAQAFITNEYCRPMPLPTQLPPLVTSQGVDVTSYSLHPHQHSSYLNPPPSSHMEPSRYHYPMPCSQQAVGIVADARCTLTQTEPNNLSLPRVDSVLNKCLHDMEPPENLSISSLYAYYTSLASQYLNASQYQGYGESDSIRPDQE; translated from the coding sequence ATGACACAAATATTCTCCAAAATTCGAGCAGATGTTGCTACCGAATTCGTCAAAAGATTTCCCGAACATTATGATTTTGTTGGCATGTTACGTCGTGTCGGTGATGATCTTGGTGTCCGTGTAATAAAGAGGCCTGACTACTACCGTTTGGAAGGTCAGTGGTTACCAATGGGTCAAATTCACGACACGTTGACCAGGACACTGGCCATATACGGGACTTCGGTAACGATACATAATTATGAAAGGAGCACATCGGACCAGTTCGATGTCAATATCACGAAAAATCTAGACACGCCCACTCCACAAATTGACTCGAGTGTGGTTGGGATCAAGCCGCAGATAGCAACAGATATGAAAATGACACAGGGAGTCAATATAAATGTTAATAGTTTGGACCCTGATGATGATTGTGACGAGGAAAATCACGAATATAACTCGCTGAAAAATACTATATCAGATATTTGCTCATCACTTGGTAAAGAGGATGAGTTAAGCAATGTTGACCATCACAATGATGACGTTAGCAAGACAGGACATTCATTTGGAAAGGAAGGCTATAGGCAGTTACCAGTAATGAGAAAAAATGTCTCATCTAAAGGAAGTGAATTTGATGGTCTTAATATATTATCATCAAGTAGAAAATCTGctacaaaaaagaaaaactctAAGCACAGTTCCCCCACTTATTCTAGACAGAAAGAGCTATTGGAAGGACAGGACAAAAAAACAGTTTTAACAGAAAAGTGTTACACACTTGTCAATAAGGACACAGGTGAtccaaaaatatatcaatgtgtGGATTGTGATTTTACACACAAAAGTATCACAGCGGTTAGAGAGCACTTTTCACGCATGCATCGGGCAAAACCCACTAAATGTGATGTCTGCCATAAACTGTTCCCTAGTGAAAGGTATGCCAAGCGCCACTGTCGCCTGGTCCACAGGGACACTCAGTACTGCTGTGATGTTTGTGGAAAGACATACAAGATTCTACGAACCCTGGAAGACCATCTAAAATCTCACAATGACGGTTATGTAAAACCAGATTTTCCCTGTGATATATGTAAAAAGACTTTCTCTTCTCATTACGTTCTAAAGTGTCACATTAAGTCTATACATTATGGAGAAAATCGTACGTATCTGTGTCCTGTATGTGGCAAAAGTTTTACAACCAAACACTCGCTAAATATGCACCAGAATATCCATTCTGGAAATCGtccatttacctgtaacatttgTGGAAAAGGCTTCATGTATGACTCGGCTCTTCGAGATCATAAGTTCATACATTCAGGTAAAAAGAAATTTGAATGTGAAATATGTTGCAAAGCATTTCAACAAAGATCTGGGTTGCAAATGCATGCAAAAATTCATAAGGAGAAGAAGGCCTATGAATGTAAAGATTGTGGACGTGCCTTCATACAGAAACAGTCTCTTCAGAGACATGAGAGGTCACACAAAGGGGAGAAGCCATTTTTCTGTAAGGTTTGTGGACGATTCTTTGGCGATTCAGGAATAATTCGCCGTCATTTAATAATGGTTCACAAAATCAATAAAGATACTAAGTCTTGGAGAGAAGACATTGTTGAGAAGGGTCGAGAGAACACAGAAGAGGCCAAAGGGGAGGATGCTATTAGTTTGGATGCCAAGAAATATTCTGACCTGAGCAAGACAAAGACACAAGAGCCACAAAAACAAAAGATCATGGAAAATATAGATGATGAGACAAATCAGTCAAGTGTTTCTCAcctgaaatttcaggaagatagTGTTGCAGGCACAGTTACACAGCCTTCTGATGACACGGGAACTCTCAAGGCACTGGGCACATCTCCAACACTTGAGTCACTACCCACATCTCCAACTTCCTCGTCCCCGAATTTACTACAGGGGGCTGCTGAACCAACATACCTCCCCGATGCCCAGGCCTTTATCACCAATGAATATTGCCGCCCCATGCCTCTCCCCACgcagttacctcccctggttACCAGTCAGGGAGTAGATGTAACATCCTATAGTTTACATCCTCATCAACATTCATCCTACCTGAATCCTCCACCCTCCAGCCACATGGAGCCGAGTAGATACCACTACCCTATGCCCTGTTCTCAGCAGGCTGTTGGTATTGTTGCTGATGCACGTTGTACATTGACACAAACAGAACCAAACAATCTAAGCCTACCCCGAGTGGACAGTGTTTTGAATAAATGCCTTCATGATATGGAACCTCCTGAAAACTTGTCCATATCTTCACTGTATGCATACTATACAAGTCTAGCTTCACAATATCTCAATGCTTCTCAATACCAAGGCTATGGTGAGTCAGATTCGATAAGACCTGACCAGGAGTAA